In one window of Vibrio sp. JC009 DNA:
- the lptD gene encoding LPS assembly protein LptD — protein sequence MSHFPRTLLAASIYAALFVPAAYAESSENTSTQNVSAESTNESDALVTEDTSVQEMSSPDQCLTPNQSDNNSTQEPINIEADDLEGISGDKATYRGEVVVTQGNKRITADTVTYHQQDSVVVAEGNVTYADGQVKTHSVKAVTNLNTDETSLEETKYQFLCEAGRGEAAFIHKSGQAFYEMEDGSLTSCPEGNNAWRLRATTIELNQNDEMATLYNPWVEIARVPVFYLPYLTVPVGDTRKTGFLYPSISMDSTDGFGMEVPIYWNIAPNYDLKTTIKHMEKRGQQLDSYFRYLNDFGQGDITFEYLPEDKKNLDEGKRWGGNWKHNAIIDESWKLEVDYSRVSDISYFSDLSSSIGNREDGQLLQEGTVSYRSKAWDTTLKVKDFQVLSTGSTPYRLMPQLEYNYYAPEFYSKLDFNLLSHISRFETDSTTDPSATRLHIEPTLTLPLAAPWGSFTTEAKMMYSYYQQDLDSTILAEDGNEDLEENVDRAVPKLRLHGELYLERDTVFLDNYVQTLEPQVQYLYIAKKDQSNIYSYYDTTKLQLDYYGLFMDKRYSSVDYIAPANQFSYGATSRFYDDEFRERMNISFGQIIYANSTYDDALSDEDDDSTYSAWAVEADFNFADTVFYHGGLQYDVSTNDFQLANSTLEYRYGGGFSQLNYRYVSMDYIESNAPDYADSDYTNDGISQLGFISQYQLTRKLNAYGQYFYDLTEDVNLEWLARLTYRSDCWYIALTYANQLDSWADDIIGSEATYEKNFSLNFGITGFGTTIGAGSGMAGYDTSSNSLGYGRPFYLNN from the coding sequence ATGTCACATTTCCCACGCACTTTATTAGCAGCATCTATTTACGCAGCACTATTTGTGCCCGCTGCCTATGCAGAAAGTTCTGAAAATACGAGTACCCAAAACGTTTCTGCGGAAAGTACCAATGAATCTGATGCACTAGTAACTGAAGACACTAGTGTGCAGGAAATGTCCTCCCCAGATCAATGCCTGACCCCAAATCAGTCAGATAATAACTCAACACAAGAGCCAATTAACATTGAAGCTGACGATCTGGAAGGGATTAGCGGAGATAAAGCAACCTATAGAGGTGAAGTTGTTGTCACCCAGGGCAATAAGCGAATCACTGCCGATACCGTTACCTACCATCAACAGGACAGTGTTGTGGTAGCGGAAGGAAACGTCACCTATGCCGATGGCCAGGTCAAGACGCATTCCGTTAAAGCGGTTACCAACCTGAACACAGACGAGACGTCGCTGGAAGAAACTAAGTATCAGTTCCTGTGTGAAGCCGGACGGGGCGAAGCTGCATTTATCCATAAATCAGGCCAGGCCTTTTATGAAATGGAAGATGGCTCCCTGACCTCCTGTCCTGAAGGCAACAACGCCTGGCGACTGAGAGCCACCACCATAGAGCTGAATCAGAATGACGAAATGGCAACCCTGTATAACCCATGGGTTGAAATCGCACGAGTTCCTGTTTTCTATCTGCCATACCTGACAGTCCCTGTGGGTGATACCCGTAAAACCGGTTTCCTCTATCCTAGTATCTCCATGGATAGTACCGACGGTTTCGGTATGGAAGTGCCTATCTACTGGAATATCGCACCCAACTACGACCTGAAAACCACGATTAAACATATGGAAAAGAGAGGACAGCAGCTTGACTCTTATTTCCGCTATCTGAACGACTTCGGCCAGGGTGACATCACATTCGAATACCTTCCGGAAGATAAGAAGAACTTAGACGAAGGAAAGCGCTGGGGTGGTAACTGGAAGCACAATGCCATCATAGATGAATCATGGAAGCTGGAAGTCGACTACTCCCGGGTAAGTGATATCTCCTACTTCTCTGACCTGAGCTCCAGCATCGGTAACCGTGAAGATGGTCAGTTGTTGCAGGAAGGTACGGTTTCATACCGTTCTAAAGCCTGGGATACCACGCTAAAAGTTAAGGACTTTCAGGTTCTCTCTACCGGTTCAACCCCTTATCGCCTGATGCCTCAGCTTGAATATAACTACTATGCACCTGAGTTCTACTCTAAGCTTGATTTTAATCTGCTCAGCCATATCAGCCGCTTTGAAACAGACTCAACCACGGATCCGTCGGCAACCAGGCTGCATATCGAGCCAACCCTGACTCTGCCGTTGGCAGCGCCATGGGGCAGCTTTACCACTGAAGCCAAGATGATGTACTCCTACTACCAGCAGGATCTGGACAGCACTATTCTGGCCGAAGACGGAAACGAAGATCTTGAAGAGAATGTCGACCGCGCCGTTCCTAAACTAAGACTTCACGGTGAGCTTTATCTGGAGCGGGATACCGTCTTTCTGGACAACTATGTACAGACCCTTGAACCTCAGGTTCAGTATCTGTACATAGCGAAAAAAGATCAGAGCAATATCTACTCCTACTATGACACCACCAAACTTCAGCTGGACTACTACGGCCTGTTTATGGATAAACGCTACAGCAGCGTTGACTATATCGCACCAGCCAACCAGTTCAGCTATGGTGCCACCTCACGATTCTACGATGATGAATTCCGTGAAAGGATGAATATCTCCTTTGGTCAGATAATCTACGCTAACTCGACCTACGATGATGCCCTGTCCGATGAAGATGATGACTCAACCTATTCAGCCTGGGCCGTTGAAGCCGATTTCAACTTCGCTGATACCGTGTTTTATCATGGCGGTCTTCAGTATGATGTCAGTACCAATGATTTTCAGTTGGCTAACAGTACGCTGGAATACCGTTATGGTGGAGGCTTTAGCCAGCTAAACTACCGCTATGTCAGTATGGACTATATCGAGTCTAACGCTCCGGATTATGCAGACAGCGACTATACCAACGACGGTATATCCCAGCTTGGCTTTATTTCCCAGTATCAGTTAACCAGAAAACTGAATGCTTATGGACAGTATTTCTATGACCTGACTGAAGATGTTAATCTTGAGTGGCTGGCGAGGCTGACCTACCGCAGTGACTGCTGGTATATCGCCCTTACTTACGCCAACCAATTGGATAG
- the djlA gene encoding co-chaperone DjlA has translation MYVFGKILGIFFGFLFGGLFGALFGLFLGHQFDKARRLSNAGFRASSAFSGGPSQQERQAEFFKAGFAVMGHVAKAKGQVTKEEIQLASTMMDRMRLHGEQRKAAQEAFREGKSSDFPLEEVLERVRISSAGRFDLLQFFLELQISAAFADGSLHPSERNILHVIAKGLGFSSQQLEQRLQMQEAAFRFQQGGGGFGGGSAGGRQQSQGGWQQTYQKDHLADAYKVLGITEDADGREVKKAYRKLMNEHHPDKLVAKGLPPEMMEVAKEKAQEIQSAYDLIKKEKGFK, from the coding sequence ATGTATGTTTTCGGCAAGATACTAGGTATATTTTTCGGTTTTCTTTTTGGCGGGCTTTTTGGCGCCCTGTTCGGCCTTTTTCTCGGGCACCAGTTTGATAAGGCTCGCCGGTTAAGCAACGCGGGTTTTCGCGCATCCAGTGCGTTCTCCGGCGGACCAAGCCAGCAGGAGCGACAGGCGGAGTTTTTTAAAGCCGGCTTTGCAGTAATGGGACATGTTGCCAAGGCGAAAGGACAGGTAACAAAGGAAGAGATTCAGCTTGCTTCAACCATGATGGACAGAATGCGCCTGCATGGTGAGCAGCGAAAAGCGGCTCAGGAGGCTTTCAGAGAAGGTAAATCATCAGACTTCCCGCTGGAAGAGGTTCTGGAGAGAGTCCGCATTTCATCCGCTGGCCGCTTTGACCTGCTGCAGTTCTTCTTAGAGCTTCAGATTTCAGCCGCCTTTGCCGACGGCAGTCTTCACCCGTCGGAAAGAAATATCCTTCACGTAATCGCTAAAGGCTTAGGCTTCTCTTCTCAGCAGCTTGAACAAAGACTACAGATGCAGGAAGCTGCATTCCGCTTCCAGCAGGGTGGCGGAGGCTTCGGTGGCGGTTCAGCCGGAGGCCGCCAGCAAAGCCAGGGCGGATGGCAACAGACTTATCAGAAAGATCACCTGGCCGATGCATACAAGGTGCTGGGCATTACCGAAGATGCCGATGGCAGAGAGGTTAAAAAGGCTTACCGTAAACTGATGAATGAACACCACCCGGATAAGCTAGTCGCAAAAGGTCTTCCGCCGGAAATGATGGAAGTGGCGAAGGAGAAGGCGCAGGAGATTCAGTCGGCTTATGATTTGATTAAGAAGGAAAAAGGGTTTAAGTAG
- the leuD gene encoding 3-isopropylmalate dehydratase small subunit — MSGFKQHTGLVVPLDLANVDTDAIIPKQFLQKVTRVGFGKHLFHDWRFLDDAGEQPNPEFVMNADRYQGASILLARENFGCGSSREHAPWALADYGIRVMIAPSFADIFYGNSINNQMVPVKLTEAEVDEIFTFVQANEGAEITVDLEAMKVTANGKEYSFEIDEFRRHCLLNGLDNIGLTLQHEDKIAEFEGKIPGFMK; from the coding sequence ATGTCAGGTTTTAAACAGCACACAGGCTTAGTTGTTCCTCTGGATCTTGCTAACGTTGATACGGACGCCATCATCCCTAAGCAGTTCCTGCAAAAAGTAACCCGCGTAGGTTTCGGCAAGCACCTGTTCCACGACTGGCGCTTCCTTGATGATGCAGGTGAGCAGCCAAACCCGGAGTTTGTAATGAACGCAGACCGCTACCAGGGTGCATCTATCCTGCTGGCGCGCGAAAACTTTGGTTGTGGCTCATCACGTGAACACGCACCATGGGCACTGGCTGACTACGGTATCCGCGTTATGATCGCACCAAGCTTTGCAGATATCTTCTACGGTAACTCAATCAACAACCAGATGGTTCCGGTAAAACTGACCGAAGCTGAGGTAGATGAGATCTTCACTTTCGTTCAAGCCAACGAAGGCGCAGAAATCACCGTTGACCTGGAAGCGATGAAGGTAACAGCAAACGGCAAAGAGTACTCATTCGAAATCGACGAGTTCCGCCGTCACTGTCTGCTGAACGGCCTGGATAATATCGGACTGACGCTTCAGCATGAGGATAAGATTGCGGAGTTTGAGGGTAAGATTCCTGGGTTTATGAAGTAG
- the leuC gene encoding 3-isopropylmalate dehydratase large subunit — protein MSKTLYEKVYDAHVAVAAEGENPILYIDRHLVHEVTSPQAFDGLREKGRKVRQLGKTFATMDHNVSTTTKDINASGEMARIQMETLSKNCEEFGVTLYDLNHKYQGIVHVMGPELGITLPGMTIVCGDSHTATHGAFGSLAFGIGTSEVEHVLATQTLKQARAKTMKIEVKGKVAEGITAKDIVLAIIGKTTAAGGTGYVVEFCGEAITDLSMEGRMTVCNMAIELGAKAGLIAPDQTTFDYIKDREFAPKGADWDAAVEYWSTLKTDDDAQFDAVVTLEAADIKPQVTWGTNPGQVVAVDAPIPAPESFSDPVEKASAEKALAYMGLEAGTSLTDYKVDKVFVGSCTNSRIEDMRAAAVVAKGRQVAEHVQALIVPGSEQVKAQAEAEGLDKIFIEAGFEWRLPGCSMCLAMNNDRLGPHERCASTSNRNFEGRQGRDGRTHLVSPAMAAAAAIAGHFVDIRELDA, from the coding sequence ATGTCAAAAACACTATACGAAAAAGTTTACGACGCTCACGTTGCAGTAGCAGCGGAGGGCGAAAACCCGATTTTATATATCGACCGTCATCTGGTGCATGAAGTAACTTCACCTCAGGCGTTTGACGGCCTGCGTGAAAAAGGCCGTAAGGTTCGTCAGCTAGGCAAAACCTTCGCAACCATGGACCACAACGTTTCTACTACCACTAAGGATATCAACGCCTCTGGTGAGATGGCCCGTATCCAGATGGAAACCCTGTCTAAGAACTGTGAAGAGTTTGGTGTAACCCTTTACGATCTAAACCACAAGTATCAGGGTATCGTACACGTTATGGGTCCTGAGCTGGGTATTACTCTTCCGGGTATGACCATTGTATGTGGTGACTCACACACAGCAACTCACGGTGCTTTCGGTTCACTGGCATTTGGTATCGGTACTTCAGAAGTTGAGCACGTACTTGCTACTCAGACTCTGAAACAAGCTCGTGCTAAAACCATGAAAATCGAAGTTAAAGGCAAGGTAGCTGAAGGCATTACAGCAAAAGATATCGTGCTGGCGATCATTGGTAAAACAACAGCAGCAGGCGGTACTGGCTATGTTGTTGAGTTCTGCGGTGAAGCCATTACTGACCTTTCCATGGAAGGCCGTATGACGGTTTGTAACATGGCTATCGAGCTGGGTGCAAAAGCCGGTCTTATCGCTCCTGACCAGACAACTTTCGACTACATCAAAGACCGTGAATTTGCACCAAAAGGTGCTGACTGGGATGCGGCGGTTGAGTACTGGTCAACACTTAAGACAGACGACGATGCGCAGTTTGATGCTGTTGTCACTCTGGAAGCGGCGGATATCAAGCCACAGGTAACCTGGGGTACTAACCCTGGTCAGGTAGTCGCTGTCGATGCTCCGATCCCTGCGCCTGAGTCTTTCTCTGACCCTGTAGAAAAAGCTTCTGCGGAAAAAGCACTGGCTTATATGGGACTGGAAGCAGGCACATCACTGACGGATTACAAAGTGGATAAAGTATTTGTCGGCTCTTGTACTAACTCACGTATCGAAGATATGCGCGCTGCAGCGGTAGTAGCAAAAGGCCGTCAAGTCGCCGAGCATGTACAGGCACTTATCGTACCTGGCTCTGAGCAGGTGAAAGCACAGGCGGAAGCAGAAGGTCTGGATAAGATCTTTATCGAAGCCGGTTTTGAATGGCGTCTGCCAGGCTGTTCTATGTGTCTTGCGATGAACAACGACCGCTTAGGTCCACATGAGCGCTGCGCTTCAACCAGTAACCGTAACTTCGAAGGCCGTCAGGGCCGCGATGGTCGTACGCACCTGGTAAGCCCTGCAATGGCAGCGGCAGCAGCAATCGCTGGTCATTTTGTTGATATTCGTGAACTGGACGCATAA
- the leuB gene encoding 3-isopropylmalate dehydrogenase, giving the protein MAGKTYKIAVLPGDGIGPEVMQQAEKVLDAIEKKHSITFTREEHDVGGIAIDNHGCPLPESTVKACEDADAVLFGSVGGPKWEHLPPNDQPERGALLPLRKHFQLFCNLRPAQIHAGLEAFSPLRADISEKGFDIVVVRELTGGIYFGQPKGREGEGANEKAFDTEVYHRYEIERIAKIAFESARLRRKKVCSIDKANVLQSSILWREVVEEIAKDYPDVELSHMYIDNATMQLIKDPAQFDVMLCSNIFGDIISDECAMITGSMGMLPSASLNESKFGLYEPAGGSAPDIAGKNIANPVAQILSAALMLRYSLGEEEAARDIEAAVSKALEAGELTGDLAGDKPALSTSEMGDKIAQYITE; this is encoded by the coding sequence ATGGCAGGCAAAACATACAAAATCGCCGTTCTACCGGGTGACGGTATCGGTCCGGAAGTAATGCAACAGGCAGAAAAGGTTCTGGATGCAATTGAAAAGAAACATAGCATTACTTTCACTCGTGAAGAGCACGATGTTGGTGGTATCGCTATTGATAACCACGGTTGTCCGCTTCCGGAAAGCACGGTAAAAGCTTGTGAAGACGCTGATGCCGTTCTTTTCGGCTCTGTTGGCGGTCCTAAGTGGGAACATCTGCCACCAAACGATCAGCCTGAGCGTGGTGCGCTTCTTCCGCTGCGTAAACACTTCCAGCTGTTCTGTAACCTTCGTCCTGCACAGATTCACGCAGGTCTTGAGGCATTCTCTCCGCTGCGTGCTGATATCTCTGAAAAAGGCTTCGACATCGTTGTTGTTCGTGAGCTGACTGGCGGCATCTACTTTGGTCAGCCAAAAGGCCGTGAAGGTGAAGGCGCAAACGAGAAAGCCTTTGATACAGAGGTTTACCACCGCTACGAAATCGAGCGCATCGCTAAAATCGCTTTTGAATCAGCCCGCCTTCGCCGTAAGAAAGTTTGTTCAATCGACAAAGCAAACGTACTTCAGAGCTCTATTCTGTGGCGTGAAGTGGTTGAAGAGATCGCTAAAGACTACCCGGATGTTGAGCTTTCTCATATGTACATCGACAACGCAACTATGCAGCTAATCAAAGATCCTGCTCAGTTCGACGTTATGCTTTGTTCAAACATCTTTGGTGACATCATCTCTGATGAGTGTGCAATGATTACCGGCTCTATGGGTATGCTGCCATCAGCAAGCCTGAACGAAAGCAAGTTCGGCCTGTACGAACCAGCGGGTGGCTCTGCACCTGACATCGCAGGTAAGAACATCGCAAACCCGGTTGCTCAGATCCTGTCAGCTGCACTAATGCTACGCTACAGCCTTGGTGAAGAAGAAGCAGCACGCGATATTGAAGCTGCGGTAAGCAAAGCACTGGAAGCAGGCGAACTGACGGGCGATCTTGCAGGTGACAAACCAGCACTATCTACTTCAGAAATGGGCGATAAGATCGCTCAGTACATCACGGAATAA
- the leuA gene encoding 2-isopropylmalate synthase, with protein MNDQVIIFDTTLRDGEQALSASLTVKEKLQIAFALERLGVDVIEAGFPVSSPGDFESVQTIAKNIKNSRICALSRAVPKDIDVAAESLKVAEAFRIHTFISTSTIHVQDKLRRSYDDVVEMGVKAVKHARKYTDDVEFSCEDAGRTPIDNLCRMVEAAIDAGATTVNIPDTVGYTIPSEFGGIVEQLFNRVPNIDKAVISVHCHDDLGMSVANSIAAVQAGARQVEGTINGIGERAGNCALEEVAMIIKTRSEFMGGVHTGLKHDEIHRTSKMVSQLCNMPVQSNKAIVGANAFSHSSGIHQDGMLKNKNTYEIMTPESIGLQNQALNLTSRSGRAAVKSHMDRMGYNEAEYNLDTLYEDFLKLADRKGQVFDYDLESLMYFANLRDEDDFFKLTYFSSQAGSVMATTTIKLQCGEEEKCEAAVGNGPVDALYQAIYRLTGYDIVLDKFDLTAKGEGEDGLGQADIIANYKGRKYHGTGVSTDIIEASGQALLHVINSIHRADEIEEIKTKKKKKEATV; from the coding sequence ATGAACGATCAGGTCATTATATTCGACACCACATTGCGTGATGGCGAGCAGGCACTTTCAGCAAGTTTGACGGTAAAAGAAAAACTGCAGATCGCATTCGCCCTTGAACGTCTGGGTGTTGATGTTATCGAAGCGGGTTTCCCGGTTTCTTCACCTGGTGATTTTGAGTCTGTGCAGACCATTGCCAAGAACATCAAAAACAGCCGCATATGTGCCCTTTCTCGTGCCGTACCAAAGGACATTGATGTTGCTGCCGAATCACTAAAAGTAGCCGAAGCTTTCCGTATCCACACCTTTATCTCTACCTCTACGATTCACGTACAGGACAAGCTTCGCCGCAGCTATGATGATGTGGTTGAAATGGGTGTGAAAGCGGTAAAACATGCACGCAAATACACAGATGATGTTGAATTCTCCTGTGAAGATGCGGGCCGTACACCAATTGATAACCTATGCCGTATGGTTGAAGCCGCTATCGATGCAGGTGCAACTACAGTAAATATCCCGGATACCGTAGGTTACACAATTCCAAGCGAGTTTGGCGGCATTGTAGAGCAACTGTTTAACCGTGTGCCAAACATTGATAAAGCCGTTATCTCTGTTCACTGTCACGATGACTTAGGCATGTCGGTCGCAAACTCAATCGCCGCTGTTCAGGCTGGCGCGCGCCAGGTTGAAGGTACTATCAACGGAATCGGTGAACGTGCCGGTAACTGTGCACTTGAAGAAGTGGCAATGATCATCAAAACCCGCTCAGAGTTTATGGGTGGTGTTCATACTGGTCTTAAACACGATGAGATTCACCGCACCAGCAAGATGGTTAGCCAGCTATGTAACATGCCGGTTCAGTCCAACAAAGCAATTGTCGGTGCAAACGCATTCAGCCACTCTTCAGGCATTCACCAGGATGGCATGCTGAAAAATAAAAACACTTATGAGATTATGACGCCTGAGTCTATCGGTCTGCAGAATCAGGCGCTGAATCTGACCAGCCGTTCAGGCCGCGCAGCGGTTAAGAGCCATATGGATCGCATGGGTTACAACGAAGCTGAATACAATCTGGATACGCTATATGAAGACTTCCTGAAACTTGCTGACCGCAAGGGTCAGGTTTTCGACTACGATCTGGAATCATTAATGTATTTTGCTAACCTTCGCGATGAAGATGACTTCTTCAAACTGACCTACTTCAGCTCTCAGGCAGGCAGCGTAATGGCAACGACGACCATTAAACTGCAGTGTGGTGAAGAAGAGAAATGCGAAGCGGCGGTCGGTAACGGCCCGGTTGATGCGCTTTATCAGGCTATTTACCGTCTGACCGGCTACGACATCGTTCTGGATAAGTTCGACCTTACCGCGAAAGGCGAAGGTGAAGACGGTCTTGGTCAGGCAGATATCATCGCCAACTACAAAGGCCGTAAGTACCACGGTACCGGTGTTTCCACTGATATTATCGAAGCATCAGGTCAGGCTCTTCTTCATGTAATCAACAGTATTCATCGTGCGGATGAGATTGAAGAGATTAAGACGAAGAAGAAGAAGAAAGAAGCGACGGTATAG
- a CDS encoding TetR/AcrR family transcriptional regulator produces the protein MSRKVGRPSEKTDSREKLIAAAQKLFMVLPYDKVSIRMIAEKADVNMAMIRYYFGNKEGLFETMIREIVAPIKAEMERSTGDDGRDGLGEVMRTYYQTMIKTPQLPRLIVQIMNMAPSDMQRKLVERVFSDVTSPVEKLLSEKLVNNGAIRDGMDPHCCRVTFMSLMVFPFLAPPAMFKLHGIELNEAFLDKLLEHNIKVLSHGFQNPEQFAPSGENNEN, from the coding sequence ATGAGCAGGAAAGTTGGCAGGCCGAGTGAGAAGACGGATTCAAGGGAAAAGCTGATAGCGGCTGCTCAGAAGCTGTTTATGGTTTTGCCCTACGATAAGGTCTCTATCCGGATGATCGCCGAAAAGGCCGATGTGAATATGGCGATGATCCGTTATTACTTCGGTAATAAAGAGGGACTGTTTGAGACCATGATTCGTGAAATTGTGGCCCCCATTAAAGCCGAGATGGAAAGGAGCACTGGCGATGACGGTCGTGATGGTCTGGGAGAGGTGATGCGAACTTATTACCAGACCATGATAAAAACACCTCAGCTTCCCAGACTGATCGTCCAGATTATGAATATGGCTCCATCGGATATGCAGAGAAAGTTGGTGGAAAGAGTATTTAGTGATGTAACCAGTCCGGTAGAAAAACTGTTATCGGAAAAGCTGGTGAATAACGGAGCGATCCGGGATGGGATGGACCCTCACTGTTGCCGGGTGACTTTTATGAGTTTGATGGTGTTTCCGTTTTTAGCACCTCCCGCCATGTTTAAATTACATGGAATTGAGTTAAACGAAGCGTTTTTAGATAAACTTTTAGAGCATAATATCAAAGTATTATCTCACGGGTTCCAGAACCCGGAGCAATTTGCTCCTTCAGGAGAAAATAATGAAAATTAA
- a CDS encoding HlyD family secretion protein — MKINRSLLFFPALAVGVVALVLAVKMRPDLPVKPAVSKARLVETMSMEKQELAPVVVGYGKVAPKYEWKAIAEVSGKVVYRNPALEKGRVLPAGTEIIRIDPLDYELVLVQAEADLKSSETQLARLDLEESNLKSTLKIEKNRLVISKKELDRKVNLKKKGLTSQSDVDQQQQSYLSQQKLVKELENQLSLYPDERKVSQAQVAVNESRVAEAQRSLEKTSVVLPQQLRISSVDIEENQVVNLQQTMVEAHRVDVMEVEAQLSIHDMRLIASSLDSFVRDKSSVPDPAMNSMKASIELSSGNLKASWPAKVSRISDSVDANQATAGVILEIEQDYTGLTPENVPPLVTGMFVKADIVGKASSDWVIPERALHGDRVYIKGADNKLEIRKVEVIYRRDNQVVIKGSFKDGEKLILNDLLPAIEGMLLREASDVAEDAA; from the coding sequence ATGAAAATTAACCGTAGCCTTCTTTTCTTTCCCGCTTTAGCTGTCGGTGTTGTCGCTTTAGTCCTGGCTGTAAAAATGCGTCCGGACTTACCGGTAAAGCCGGCTGTCAGCAAGGCCAGGCTGGTAGAGACAATGTCAATGGAAAAGCAAGAGCTTGCTCCTGTGGTGGTGGGCTATGGCAAGGTGGCACCAAAATATGAGTGGAAAGCCATTGCTGAAGTTTCGGGTAAAGTGGTTTACCGCAATCCGGCTCTGGAGAAGGGGCGTGTACTACCTGCGGGAACTGAAATTATAAGAATCGATCCTCTGGATTATGAGCTGGTTCTGGTACAGGCAGAGGCGGATCTTAAATCCAGCGAAACCCAGTTAGCCAGACTGGATCTTGAAGAGAGCAATCTTAAAAGCACGTTAAAGATCGAAAAGAACCGTCTGGTTATCAGCAAAAAAGAACTGGATCGTAAGGTAAACCTGAAGAAAAAAGGGCTGACTTCACAGTCGGATGTGGATCAGCAACAGCAGTCTTATCTGTCGCAGCAAAAACTGGTTAAGGAACTGGAAAACCAGCTTTCGCTTTACCCGGATGAGAGAAAGGTTTCTCAGGCACAGGTCGCTGTAAATGAGTCAAGAGTTGCCGAAGCACAGCGCTCTCTTGAAAAAACCTCGGTTGTTTTGCCGCAGCAGCTGAGAATTTCGTCGGTTGATATCGAAGAAAATCAGGTGGTCAATCTTCAGCAGACCATGGTTGAGGCCCACCGGGTTGATGTTATGGAGGTGGAAGCTCAGCTTTCCATTCATGATATGCGACTTATCGCTTCCAGCCTTGATAGCTTTGTTCGTGATAAGTCCAGTGTCCCGGATCCTGCTATGAACTCAATGAAGGCGAGTATTGAGCTTTCAAGCGGTAACCTGAAAGCAAGCTGGCCTGCAAAAGTGTCACGTATCAGCGATAGTGTTGATGCGAATCAGGCTACCGCCGGGGTGATTCTGGAAATTGAGCAGGACTATACCGGTCTGACGCCTGAGAATGTGCCACCTTTGGTAACCGGCATGTTTGTGAAAGCCGATATTGTTGGTAAAGCAAGCTCAGACTGGGTGATACCTGAGCGCGCACTGCATGGTGACAGAGTTTATATTAAGGGTGCTGACAACAAGCTGGAAATTCGTAAGGTTGAAGTGATTTACCGTCGTGACAATCAGGTTGTGATTAAAGGCAGTTTTAAAGACGGAGAAAAACTGATCCTGAATGACCTGCTTCCGGCAATCGAAGGAATGCTTTTAAGAGAAGCCTCTGATGTTGCGGAGGATGCTGCATGA